The proteins below are encoded in one region of Scophthalmus maximus strain ysfricsl-2021 chromosome 4, ASM2237912v1, whole genome shotgun sequence:
- the mybpc3 gene encoding myosin-binding protein C, cardiac-type isoform X11 yields the protein MDLASKSGKHLQLKEVYDRSTKVYMFEMQIIAAKPNFAGAYRCEVSSRDKFDSCNFELSVHEANAAEGFDIRAAFRRTSEGGKKRGGPSTSSTDGKEDSGELDFSTLLKKRDSFLKSSSRAVQVSTEPDLDVWGILCQAPASEYEKIAFQHGITDLRGMLKRLKKMKKEQKKSEAFLKKLDPAYQVAKGHKIKLAVEVANPDVEVKWLKNGQDIHPTGSKYIFESVGNMRYLTINHCSLADDAAYCCVVGEEKCTTELFVKEPPVTIVKNLEDQMVMNGERVELECEVSEEGANVKWEKDGVELTRDESFKYRFKKDGCKHILIINEATKEDCGHYKVKTNGGESMAELLVQEKELEVYQSIADLTVKAKDQAVFKCEVSDENVRGTWYKNGVQVKPDARINITHIGRNHKLTIDEVKPEDEGDYTFVPDGYAFNLSAKLNFLEVKIDYVPRQDPPKIHLDCMGRTSDSTIVVVAGNKLRLDVPITGDPAPTVVWTKGEKASSVTPGGGDKGGLTTCWTMKDGEVVTDGDSRVHVDTTKGHCVFTIEGAERQDEGIYSVVVRNPAGEDTADINVKVVDVPDPPQVPRILSVGEDSCVVQWDPPLFDGGQPIIGYVLERKKVKSYRWMRLNFDPYLETTYEAKRMIEGVQYEMRVYAVNSIGMSRHSPASQPFVPVAPTSEPIGLCVDDISDTSISLKWRPPERIGSAELEGYGVEYCKEGTDEWIPAMQGLTDRTSLIVRGLTTGDKLQFRVRAFNMAGPSAPTALAQPVTIREIMQRPKIWLPRSLRQTLIRKVGDTVNLMIPFQGKPRPKVTWSKDGEPLKPTFASVRNSDLDTILFIRKTDRMHSGKYDLQVQIENVEDTACVNLQIVDLPGPPEALKIMDVWGFNVALEWKPPKDNGNCEITGYSVQKADKKTMEWFTVFEQYRRTNCIASDLIMGNEYVFRVFAINQVGLSDEACNTKDSAYIQKTGIAYKPPSYKDHDFSEAPKFTHPLVNRSVIAGYNATLSCSVRGIPKPKVTWYKNKMDITNEAKYRMLSKQGILTLEIRKPCTFDGGVYTCKAVNDSGEDTVECKLEVRSQIAKEEKKNEKKNEK from the exons TAGTACCGATGGAAAGGAAGACTCAGGAGAGCTGGACTTCAGCACCTTATTAAAAAAGAG AGA CAGTTTCTTAAAATCCTCAAGTCG AGCCGTGCAGGTGAGCACTGAGCCTGACTTGGACGTGTGGGGCATTCTCTGCCAAGCTCCTGCATCAGAATACGAGAAGATCGCTTTTCAGCATGgcatcactgacctgagaggCATGCTGAAGCGactgaagaagatgaagaaagaacagaagaaaagtgAAG CTTTCCTGAAAAAGTTGGATCCTGCATACCAAGTGGCAAAGGGGCATAAAATAAAACTGGCAGTTGAGGTTGCCAATCCAGATGTTGAGGTGAAATGGCTGAAAAACGGACAAGATATTCATCCGACTGGAAG CAA gTACATATTTGAGAGTGTTGGCAACATGCGCTACCTCACCATCAACCACTGCTCGTTGGCAGATGACGCTGCATATTGCTGTGTGGTGGGGGAGGAGAAATGCACCACTGAGCTCTTTGTTAAAG AGCCTCCTGTCACGATTGTGAAGAATCTGGAGGATCAGATGGTCATGAACGGTGAGCGGGTGGAGTTGGAGTGTGAAGTCTCGGAGGAAGGAGCTAATGTTAAATG GGAGAAAGACGGCGTGGAATTGACAAGGGACGAGTCCTTCAAGTATCGCTTCAAGAAAGACGGCTGCAAACACATTCTGATCATTAACGAGGCCACGAAAGAAGACTGCGGCCACTACAAGGTTAAAACAAATGGCGGAGAGTCGATGGCTGAACTCTTGGTGCAGG AGAAAGAGCTGGAGGTCTACCAGAGCATCGCCGACCTCACAGTGAAGGCGAAGGATCAGGCGGTTTTCAAGTGTGAGGTGTCCGATGAGAACGTGAGGGGAACCTGGTATAAGAACGGTGTACAAGTCAAGCCTGATGCCAGGATAAATATCACACATATTGGCAG gAACCACAAACTGACCATTGATGAAGTCAAACCAGAGGATGAGGGGGACTACACGTTTGTGCCAGATGGCTACGCTTTCAACCTTTCTGCCAAACTCAATTTCTTGG AGGTGAAGATCGATTACGTGCCACGCCAAG ATCCTCCCAAGATCCACCTGGACTGTATGGGTCGCACCAGTGACTCAACCATAGTGGTGGTGGCTGGCAACAAACTGCGCCTGGACGTCCCCATCACCGGAGACCCTGCTCCCACAGTGGTCTGGACCAAAGGAGAGAAG GCTAGTTCTGTAACACCTGgtggaggagacaaaggaggCTTGACAACCTGTTGGACCATGAAGGATGGGGAA GTCGTCACGGACGGAGACAGTAGGGTCCATGTTGACACCACCAAGGGCCACTGCGTCTTCACCATCGAGGGAGCTGAGAGGCAGGACGAGGGCATCTACTCTGTTGTGGTGCGAAACCCTGCCGGGGAGGACACTGCAGATATCAATGTGAAAGTTGTCG ATGTTCCAGATCCTCCACAGGTTCCCAGAATCCTCAGCGTGGGAGAGGACTCGTGCGTTGTCCAGTGGGATCCCCCTTTGTTTGACGGCGGACAGCCAATCATTG GCTACGTGCTGGAGAGAAAGAAGGTGAAGAGCTACAGGTGGATGCGGCTGAACTTTGACCCTTACCTTGAAACCACCTATGAAGCCAAGCGGATGATTGAAGGAGTGCAGTATGAAATGCGCGTCTATGCTGTCAACAGCATTGGCATGTCTCGTCACAGTCCGGCCTCACAGCCGTTTGTACCAGTCG cCCCCACTAGTGAGCCCATCGGACTGTGTGTCGACGACATCAGCGACACTTCCATCTCGCTGAAGTGGCGGCCGCCTGAGAGGATCGGCTCGGCTGAGCTCGAGGGTTATGGGGTCGAGTACTGCAAGGAGGGCA CTGACGAGTGGATTCCAGCCATGCAGGGTCTGACTGACAGGACATCGCTGATTGTCAGGGGCCTCACCACCGGGGACAAGCTGCAGTTCCGTGTTCGGGCCTTCAACATGGCGGGACCCAGTGCTCCCACTGCTCTGGCTCAACCCGTCACCATCAGAGAGATCATGC aacgCCCAAAGATTTGGCTCCCCAGGTCTCTCCGCCAGACTCTCATCAGGAAAGTTGGCGACACCGTCAACCTCATGATTCCCTTCCAG GGGAAGCCCAGGCCAAAGGTGACATGGAGCAAAGATGGGGAGCCTCTAAAACCCACGTTCGCTAGTGTGAGGAACAGCGACTTGGATACGATCCTCTTCATCCGCAAGACCGACAGGATGCACTCTGGGAAGTACGACCTCCAGGTGCAGATTGAAAACGTGGAAGACACAGCGTGTGTCAATCTGCAGATTGTCG ATCTCCCTGGGCCTCCCGAGGCTCTGAAGATTATGGATGTGTGGGGCTTCAATGTGGCACTTGAGTGGAAGCCGCCTAAGGACAACGGTAACTGTGAAATCACTGGTTACTCCGTTCAGAAAGCTGACAAGAAGACCATG GAGTGGTTTACAGTCTTCGAACAGTACAGGCGAACCAACTGCATTGCGTCGGACCTCATCATGGGGAATGAGTACGTCTTCCGAGTCTTTGCCATTAACCAGGTGGGCCTCAGCGACGAGGCCTGCAACACGAAAGACAGCGCTTACATCCAGAAAACAG GTATCGCCTACAAGCCGCCCTCCTACAAGGACCACGACTTCTCAGAGGCTCCAAAGTTCACACATCCTCTTGTGAACCGCTCCGTCATTGCAGGATACAACGCCACCCTCAGTTGCTCAGTCAGAGGCATACCGAAG CCCAAAGTGACCTGgtacaaaaacaagatggacaTCACAAATGAAGCCAAGTACCGAATGCTCAGTAAGCAAGGCATCCTGACACTGGAGATCCGCAAGCCCTGTACATTTGACGGGGGCGTGTATACGTGCAAAGCAGTGAACGACAGTGGAGAAGACACGGTGGAGTGTAAACTGGAGGTTCGCT CTCAAATtgctaaagaagaaaagaaaaatgaaaagaaaaatgaaaagtaa